AGGCCTCCGTTGAAGCGGGGCCTTGTAGAGCGTCCCCTACAATTTCAAGTACTTTCTCTTCGGAGAAAGGCTTGACAATGTAGGCCGTAGCACCGCTCTCAAGGGCCTCATTTACAATCACCTCTTGTCCCACGGCACTACACATAACCACTTTCACATCAGGTTGCTCTTGCCGGATGCCCTTTAGCACGTCTAGGCCTGTGTTGTCGGGCAGGATAACGTCGAGCGTAATTAAGTCAGGAGTTGTTTGCAAAGCTAGCTCCAGGGCTTGTTGGCCGTTAGCAGCTTCGCCCACTACTTCGTAGCCGGCATCCGTAAGCATGTTCTTAAGCATCGTGCGCATGTAAAAGGAATCATCCACGATGAGAATGCGGTTTTTCATAAAATTAACTTAGTGAAGCAGATTTGAGGGAACGAGAAGCTGAACTAGGGCTTTGTACGCACCGAGGCAGGTGAAGATTCCGATTTGGGTTGCAGCTGCATAATTTCCGAAGGAGTCAGCAGCTTGAGCATGTCCAACACCACAATAATACGGCCTTCTACCTTGGCTATTCCTTCAATATACTTGTCTTGAATGTTGATGTCTTGAATGAATTCTGGAGCTTTCTCAATGATGGAGATGGGAATCGACAACGGCTGCGGCACTTCTCGCACCACAATACCGATTGTATAATCCTTCGCCTCAATGGCTAGCGTATAACTCACACTAGGCAGCGGCTCCCCCCCTGGACGCAAGTTGAAGCGTTCTTCCAAGTCTATGACGGCAATAATATCGCCGCGCAAGTTGGCTATGCCTTTCACAAAAGCTGGGGTCTTTGGCATCCGCGCGATTTCTGGGGTTATCGTAACCTCCTTTACCTGCTCAATCCGAATACCATACTCTTCTTCGCCTAAGCGAAAGATGATCAGCTGAATGATGGGCTCCTGTTTGCTAACTTTTCTATCGCTTGTTCCTTCTAATTCAGGCATTACCAAAGCAATTTAGAGGAAGAAGCAATAGCTATGACGGCGCACATGCCTTGCTTCTTCCTCGTAATACAATACCAGTACTTACTTGTTCTTCGCTTTAGCTCGGGCACGTGGGGCCGCCTGCTCTTTTGCTTGTGGTTCTGCTGGCTTAGGCTCGGCTGGCGTGCCACGCCGTGGTGGCGCTTTGCGCGCAGGCTTGCCATTGGCTGCTGTGTCGGTATTTGCCGTGCCATTTTCGGAAGGAGCACTAGCTAGCTTTTTCGGCAACTGCCTAGCACTAGCAGCCGGTGCACTTGCCTGTTTGCTAGCAGGCATTCGACGTATAGTTCGCTCTGCAGGCAGCGCCGGCTCGTTCCGACGATTCAATAAATGCCGTAGGCTGAGACGTGGCTGCGGTTCTGGCTCGGGCTCTGGCTCCTCTTCCATCAACTGGAAGGCGGAAAGGCCTTCTTGCAAGTCGTCGGCAATATCAGTGAGGCGCTGGCTCGATACGGTCAGTTCTTGCATGGAGCTGGAGAGTTGCTTAGCGGTGCTCGCAACCTGCTGCGTGCCAGAAGCCGTTTGTTCGGCAATAGCTACGACTTCCTCAACGTACTTCACTACGTCGCTGATGCTAGTTTTCTGCACTTCTGTA
This Hymenobacter sp. GOD-10R DNA region includes the following protein-coding sequences:
- a CDS encoding response regulator, which produces MKNRILIVDDSFYMRTMLKNMLTDAGYEVVGEAANGQQALELALQTTPDLITLDVILPDNTGLDVLKGIRQEQPDVKVVMCSAVGQEVIVNEALESGATAYIVKPFSEEKVLEIVGDALQGPASTEA
- a CDS encoding chemotaxis protein CheW, translating into MPELEGTSDRKVSKQEPIIQLIIFRLGEEEYGIRIEQVKEVTITPEIARMPKTPAFVKGIANLRGDIIAVIDLEERFNLRPGGEPLPSVSYTLAIEAKDYTIGIVVREVPQPLSIPISIIEKAPEFIQDINIQDKYIEGIAKVEGRIIVVLDMLKLLTPSEIMQLQPKSESSPASVRTKP